The Geotalea uraniireducens Rf4 genome window below encodes:
- a CDS encoding GvpL/GvpF family gas vesicle protein — translation MENNYLYCIIGTDDARNFGPMGIGGRGDVVTTINCENIAAVISGTPVIKYTLTRENLLAHQKVIEEVMKDHTVLPVRFCTVAESVEDIRRVLRKRYMEFKELLRDMDNMVELGVKSLWKDLNEVFHEIGETEPEIKRLKGKIASVPPDKCYADRINLGRMVQAALVARKEREAGYILDKLKPISRRTSVNKLHGDNMNLNAAFLVERGRIREFDERMTELDAANKDRLIFKYVGPIPPFNFVNLVVEWK, via the coding sequence GTGGAAAACAATTATTTATATTGCATCATAGGGACTGATGACGCGAGAAATTTCGGTCCCATGGGGATCGGTGGCCGTGGAGATGTGGTAACCACCATAAATTGCGAGAACATCGCTGCAGTTATCAGCGGGACCCCTGTGATCAAATACACCCTTACCAGAGAAAATCTGCTGGCCCATCAGAAGGTCATCGAAGAGGTCATGAAGGATCATACGGTCCTCCCTGTGAGGTTCTGCACCGTCGCTGAAAGCGTGGAAGATATCCGCAGGGTGTTGAGAAAGAGATATATGGAGTTCAAGGAACTCCTTAGGGATATGGACAACATGGTGGAGCTCGGGGTGAAGTCCCTCTGGAAGGATTTAAACGAGGTATTTCATGAAATCGGAGAAACGGAACCGGAAATAAAGAGACTGAAGGGGAAAATAGCCTCGGTCCCGCCGGATAAGTGTTACGCTGACAGGATCAACCTCGGCCGGATGGTCCAGGCGGCGCTTGTGGCCAGAAAGGAACGGGAAGCGGGATATATCCTCGACAAGTTGAAGCCGATATCCCGCAGAACCAGCGTAAATAAACTCCATGGAGACAACATGAATTTAAATGCGGCTTTCCTTGTAGAACGTGGGCGGATAAGGGAGTTTGACGAGAGAATGACGGAACTCGACGCCGCAAACAAGGATAGGCTCATATTCAAATATGTCGGTCCAATACCGCCTTTCAATTTTGTGAACCTAGTCGTGGAATGGAAATGA
- a CDS encoding two-component system sensor histidine kinase NtrB, translating into MNEVSLLFPHVFEAIPMAALLLGSEFRIQAANSDFMDLFSIDEEILNRPFSEIVPDDTLKGMMEDVLGGEVGRRESRLRLNNGIDLRVVMKSATSVTPDGIIVLMEELSERMWLEEKFLQAEKLFAMGQLATCITHEIGNPLGIMKSTMRFLNDHLTRMGGDLTMYSQVVMENIDRMHELLKDISEFSRPNKEQIVFHDICSSLSQILHFVEKECEGHGVVIEASIEDNLPIVCCNPHRLKQVFLNLVKNSIEAMPNGGKFSVAAKRVDLDGKDAVLVEVTDSGIGISEKDMKTIFKPFHTTKCNGNGLGLFIVRNIVREHNGRITVTSKEGVGTTVSILLPADGRKDENA; encoded by the coding sequence ATGAATGAAGTATCCCTGCTGTTCCCGCATGTTTTCGAGGCAATACCCATGGCGGCCCTCCTCCTCGGGAGTGAGTTCCGCATTCAAGCGGCCAACAGCGATTTCATGGATCTCTTTTCAATCGACGAAGAAATTCTGAACAGGCCCTTTTCCGAAATTGTCCCGGACGATACTCTCAAGGGGATGATGGAAGATGTTTTGGGGGGGGAGGTCGGCAGAAGGGAAAGCAGGCTTCGCCTGAACAACGGTATTGACCTGAGGGTCGTGATGAAAAGCGCAACATCCGTTACGCCGGACGGGATCATCGTCCTCATGGAAGAGCTGTCGGAAAGGATGTGGCTGGAGGAGAAGTTTCTGCAGGCGGAAAAGCTCTTTGCCATGGGACAGTTGGCCACCTGCATCACCCACGAAATCGGGAATCCGCTGGGGATCATGAAATCCACCATGCGATTCCTTAACGACCACCTGACAAGGATGGGCGGCGATTTGACCATGTACAGCCAGGTGGTCATGGAAAACATCGACAGGATGCACGAGTTGTTGAAAGACATTTCGGAGTTTTCGAGGCCCAATAAAGAACAGATCGTTTTTCACGATATCTGCAGCAGCCTTTCACAGATCCTGCACTTTGTCGAGAAGGAATGTGAGGGGCACGGCGTGGTGATCGAGGCATCCATCGAGGATAATCTTCCGATAGTATGCTGCAATCCCCATCGCTTGAAGCAGGTATTTCTGAACCTGGTCAAGAACTCAATCGAGGCGATGCCCAACGGAGGAAAGTTTTCCGTAGCGGCAAAGAGAGTTGATCTCGACGGAAAGGACGCGGTTCTTGTGGAGGTTACGGACAGCGGCATCGGGATATCCGAAAAGGATATGAAGACGATTTTCAAACCGTTCCATACTACCAAGTGCAACGGGAACGGTCTTGGGCTCTTCATTGTCAGGAACATCGTCAGAGAGCATAACGGCAGGATTACGGTCACCAGCAAGGAAGGCGTAGGGACAACCGTTTCTATTCTTCTTCCGGCCGATGGGAGAAAAGATGAAAATGCATAG
- the gvpN gene encoding gas vesicle protein GvpN, whose product MQEENAEVLATVLEPRSLPNFVETDYVRDVTERALAYIAAGFPVHFRGTSGTGKTTIAMHVASKLGRPLVIMHGDEEHSTSDLVGGQHGYRKKKVVDNFIHSVLKTEESMNSSWIDSRLTLACKKGFTLIYDEFTRSRPEANNVLLSVLQEKMMGMPTARGGEGYLKVHPDFVAIFTSNPEEYAGVYRSQDALRDRMVTIDISYPDKETEMAITSAKSGLPLHDSEKIVNIVRSLRDSGKYEFAPTVRGCIMIAKTAKVRKAAVEAGNKIFRSICTDVLASETSRVGSDANIKKVKEFIAELVDRHCGSNPEAGEMNTDTKPSLKVGQRIAVGDKAVSML is encoded by the coding sequence ATGCAGGAAGAAAATGCTGAAGTACTGGCGACCGTTTTAGAGCCCCGTTCTTTGCCGAACTTTGTGGAAACGGACTATGTCCGGGATGTGACGGAGCGGGCTCTTGCCTATATTGCTGCTGGTTTCCCCGTCCACTTCAGGGGGACCTCAGGTACAGGCAAGACCACAATTGCCATGCATGTTGCCAGTAAGCTCGGCAGGCCGCTCGTTATCATGCATGGTGACGAGGAGCATTCCACATCCGACCTGGTGGGGGGGCAGCATGGCTACAGGAAAAAGAAGGTCGTGGACAACTTCATTCATTCAGTCCTGAAGACTGAAGAGAGCATGAACAGTTCCTGGATAGACAGCCGGCTGACGCTGGCCTGCAAAAAAGGGTTCACTCTGATCTATGACGAATTTACCAGGTCCAGGCCCGAAGCCAATAACGTTCTCCTGTCTGTCCTGCAGGAAAAGATGATGGGCATGCCCACTGCAAGGGGGGGAGAAGGGTATCTCAAGGTGCACCCGGATTTTGTCGCGATCTTTACAAGCAATCCCGAGGAGTATGCGGGAGTCTACAGGAGCCAGGACGCTCTGCGGGACAGGATGGTCACGATAGACATCAGCTATCCTGACAAGGAGACGGAAATGGCTATAACCTCGGCAAAGTCGGGATTGCCCCTGCACGATTCGGAAAAAATTGTGAATATCGTCAGGAGTCTCAGGGATTCCGGGAAATACGAGTTTGCACCCACTGTGAGGGGATGCATCATGATTGCAAAGACTGCGAAGGTAAGAAAGGCCGCGGTCGAAGCGGGGAACAAAATATTCAGGAGTATCTGCACTGATGTACTTGCCTCGGAAACGAGCAGGGTGGGAAGCGATGCCAATATAAAAAAGGTTAAGGAGTTCATAGCTGAACTGGTTGACAGGCACTGTGGGAGTAACCCTGAAGCCGGGGAAATGAATACGGATACGAAACCGTCCCTTAAGGTCGGCCAGAGAATAGCGGTGGGTGACAAGGCAGTCAGCATGCTGTAA
- the gvpA gene encoding gas vesicle structural protein GvpA: MAVEKTNASSSLVEVIDRILDKGVCIDAWARVSLVGIELLAIEARVVVASVDTFLKYAEAVGLTTTATAMHA, translated from the coding sequence ATGGCAGTTGAGAAAACAAATGCATCTTCCAGTCTCGTCGAGGTAATCGACAGGATCCTGGACAAGGGCGTATGTATCGATGCTTGGGCAAGGGTTTCCTTAGTGGGGATCGAGCTTCTCGCTATCGAAGCGAGGGTCGTTGTTGCCTCTGTGGATACTTTCCTTAAGTATGCCGAGGCAGTAGGCCTTACAACCACTGCGACGGCAATGCATGCGTAA
- the hsp20 gene encoding archaeal heat shock protein Hsp20: MAERKKKAEKEEEGVEIDFGLGKVSFGGLFKGLGTLIDLAATAAEKGEEIRKEGEIRGMPKEAKGVYGFTVRTMGGKPVVESFGNVRDTAKGPVVEEVREPMIDVFDEKDHVVVVAEMPGVENEHISIDVKGDTLFLKAGNKDRKYMKEIPLPSSVDPATLKSSYKNGILDIRVSKKKARKKP; encoded by the coding sequence ATGGCTGAGAGAAAAAAGAAAGCGGAAAAAGAGGAAGAGGGGGTAGAGATCGATTTCGGTCTGGGCAAAGTCTCTTTTGGAGGGCTCTTCAAGGGGCTTGGAACCCTTATTGACCTTGCCGCCACAGCGGCTGAAAAGGGGGAAGAGATCCGCAAGGAGGGTGAGATAAGGGGAATGCCTAAGGAGGCGAAAGGTGTCTACGGCTTTACGGTGCGGACCATGGGCGGCAAGCCCGTTGTAGAGTCCTTCGGTAACGTCAGGGACACCGCAAAAGGGCCTGTGGTGGAGGAGGTCAGGGAGCCGATGATAGACGTGTTCGATGAGAAGGATCACGTGGTGGTGGTTGCGGAGATGCCCGGTGTGGAAAATGAGCACATCAGCATCGATGTTAAAGGCGATACCCTTTTCCTCAAGGCCGGGAATAAGGACAGGAAATACATGAAAGAGATTCCCCTGCCATCGTCTGTCGATCCGGCCACACTCAAATCCTCTTACAAAAACGGCATCCTCGATATCAGAGTTTCAAAAAAGAAGGCCAGGAAGAAGCCCTGA
- a CDS encoding sigma-54-dependent transcriptional regulator, which produces MGEKMKMHRILLVDDEKDVGKIVSRLLAGDNYEIEQVTTGKEAMKRVLEESLPDIILLDINLPDIDGMDMLRDMKDAVRGTPIVMMTAYGSIETAVRSIKMGAMDFVQKPFNHYDFKRFINGVISARNIAGNDHCGIVGSSPQMKKVFRLVDKFALSDITILLQGESGTGKELFARAIHQKSKRRSGPFVPLDCAALSETLIESELFGHEKGAFTGATERKIGKFERAHGGTLFIDEVENLSSSNQAKLLRAVEEKQIERVGGTKAIKVDVRIVAASNIPLTEIINNGVFRKDLFYRFSQMTIAIPSLRDRVKDVDVLIRHFLAAYSEEFGNAANISEEALLLLNAYPWPGNVRELENVVKSAVILADGDILAKHLPEYIRKGSFSLPEDAEDCHFPGIKVEEEIEKGLLEGSLDLKALIKKWSDRLEETVIRNVMERSNLNMVRVSRFLNIDPKTLRTKIGQIRSARNRNPIGGKHFPERGGASFPFQE; this is translated from the coding sequence ATGGGAGAAAAGATGAAAATGCATAGGATTCTTCTGGTTGATGATGAGAAGGATGTGGGAAAGATAGTGTCGAGGCTTCTCGCCGGTGACAATTATGAAATAGAGCAGGTAACAACCGGCAAGGAGGCCATGAAGAGGGTGCTGGAAGAGAGTCTTCCCGACATCATTCTGCTCGATATAAACCTTCCGGATATAGACGGCATGGACATGCTCAGGGATATGAAGGACGCCGTCAGGGGAACCCCTATCGTGATGATGACGGCCTACGGGAGTATCGAAACCGCGGTCCGCTCCATCAAGATGGGTGCAATGGACTTCGTCCAGAAGCCTTTCAACCATTACGACTTCAAAAGATTTATAAACGGGGTGATAAGTGCAAGAAACATTGCCGGCAACGACCATTGCGGCATTGTGGGTTCAAGCCCCCAGATGAAAAAAGTCTTTCGATTGGTGGATAAGTTCGCCCTTTCGGACATTACCATCCTTCTCCAGGGGGAGAGCGGAACCGGGAAGGAATTGTTTGCCAGGGCCATCCACCAGAAAAGCAAGAGACGCAGCGGGCCGTTTGTTCCACTGGACTGCGCCGCCCTCTCGGAGACGCTCATTGAAAGCGAGCTGTTCGGACACGAGAAGGGGGCGTTTACAGGGGCCACCGAAAGGAAGATCGGAAAGTTCGAAAGGGCCCATGGAGGAACGTTGTTCATAGACGAAGTTGAAAACCTCTCGTCTTCCAATCAGGCCAAGCTCTTGAGGGCTGTCGAAGAAAAGCAGATCGAGAGGGTCGGCGGCACCAAGGCAATTAAAGTGGATGTCAGGATAGTCGCGGCAAGTAACATCCCCCTTACGGAGATTATTAACAACGGAGTGTTCAGGAAGGACCTCTTTTACAGGTTCAGCCAGATGACGATAGCGATACCTTCCCTCAGGGATAGGGTAAAGGATGTGGACGTCCTGATCCGTCATTTCCTGGCCGCCTATTCCGAAGAATTCGGTAATGCGGCCAATATCTCCGAGGAAGCCTTGCTGCTCCTGAATGCCTATCCATGGCCCGGAAACGTGAGGGAACTCGAAAACGTCGTGAAGTCAGCTGTTATCCTTGCGGACGGAGATATCTTGGCGAAACACCTGCCGGAATACATCAGGAAGGGCAGTTTTTCCCTGCCGGAAGATGCTGAGGATTGCCATTTCCCGGGGATAAAGGTCGAGGAAGAGATAGAGAAGGGGCTGCTGGAGGGCTCTCTTGATCTGAAGGCGTTGATCAAAAAGTGGAGCGACCGGCTCGAAGAGACCGTGATAAGGAATGTAATGGAGAGATCAAACCTTAATATGGTCAGGGTCTCCCGGTTCCTGAACATTGACCCGAAGACGCTCCGTACCAAGATAGGCCAGATCAGGTCTGCCAGAAACAGGAATCCAATAGGCGGGAAGCATTTCCCCGAAAGGGGAGGAGCTTCCTTCCCCTTTCAGGAATAA